A window from Gasterosteus aculeatus chromosome 14, fGasAcu3.hap1.1, whole genome shotgun sequence encodes these proteins:
- the LOC120831659 gene encoding protein FAM222A, whose translation MLACIQRRQNLSLQNLACVPKSLDVPPPPLLLSVPPLQPCAHKGKPAPMISRYPSPAELDAFAQRTAKSPLSIKIFQSEVRVPQHKQLNKTVNGLDTTGQHHSPYSHQHSGGHRGLLAVIKASVAVKGVVKSCEGRRTKHASAHASLLPYDNPLNNSYAARHGHKAYHTSSCKPRDVPVEALCASREPSLAPQSELAEVQSLMRQMSRVPHSQAPQLGGEARASPSLQAVAAVAHSDSDFGPGVPPQSGLAFTGAAVLPTQSADVAKAGYLEKGDYAMWQHKHQIQQQPYQQGAVRMYSLSNRESPGTCLPLPCSSSQLPYRPHRESDGGSALNREFSVGQYYAPLWDGVVAAPHSDRYASQVLEAAAAAGTRAARLGGLGLPLPHPHPRLHAGHRHHFAPPARRQPQLHPPVPPPHARPYGTDQNPCCGAPGSSVCHAAVLGSGSSSCLQSLECLISEIQPPCIKERMLGRGYEAMGMPQLLEHQQQAHIQLPVYR comes from the exons ATGCTGGCCTGTATCCAGAGACGGCAGAATCTCTCGTTGCAGAATCTGGCCTGCGTACCCAAAAGCCTTGATGTTCCACCACCGCCGTTGCTGCTGTCGGTACCACCACTGCAGCCGTGCGCCCACAAAG gGAAGCCAGCCCCCATGATTTCTCGGTACCCTTCTCCTGCAGAGTTGGATGCTTTTGCCCAGCGGACCGCCAAGAGCCCACTGTCCATCAAAATCTTTCAGTCTGAGGTCCGGGTGccacaacacaaacagctgAACAAAACGGTCAACGGGTTGGACACCACAGGCCAACACCACAGCCCCTATTCGCACCAGCACTCGGGAGGCCACCGGGGGCTGTTGGCCGTCATCAAAGCCTCCGTGGCAGTCAAAGGTGTGGTGAAGAGCTGCGAGGGCAGGAGGACTAAACACGCCAGCGCCCACGCCTCTTTGCTGCCGTATGATAATCCTCTGAACAACAGCTACGCGGCGAGACACGGGCACAAGGCGTATCACACGAGCTCGTGTAAGCCGCGCGACGTTCCCGTTGAGGCACTTTGTGCCTCCAGGGAGCCGAGCCTGGCCCCCCAGTCTGAGCTGGCGGAGGTTCAGAGCCTGATGAGGCAGATGAGCCGAGTTCCCCACAGCCAGGCCCCGCAGCTGGGGGGAGAGGCTCGCGCCAGCCCCTCTCTGCAGGCCGTGGCTGCGGTGGCGCACTCGGACTCGGACTTTGGCCCGGGGGTGCCGCCCCAGAGCGGCCTCGCTTTCACGGGGGCTGCCGTGCTGCCGACGCAGAGTGCCGACGTGGCCAAAGCCGGCTACTTGGAGAAGGGAGACTACGCGATGTGGCAGCACAAACATCAAATCCAGCAGCAGCCCTATCAGCAGGGAGCAGTGAGGATGTACAGTCTGAGCAACAGAGAGTCTCCTGGCACCTGCCTGCCCCTGCCGTgctcctcctcccagctgccGTACAGGCCTCACCGGGAGTCGGACGGCGGCTCCGCTCTGAACCGCGAGTTCTCCGTCGGACAGTACTACGCCCCGCTCTGGGACGGTGTCGTGGCCGCCCCTCACAGCGACCGCTACGCTTCTCAGGTGCTggaggcggcagcggcggcgggcACGCGCGCGGCCAGGCTCGGGGGCCTTGGGCTGCCTCTGCCCCATCCCCATCCCCGTCTGCACGCCGGTCACCGGCATCACTTCGCCCCGCCGGCGAGACGCCAGCCGCAGCTCCACCCTCCCGTCCCGCCCCCCCACGCCCGGCCCTACGGCACGGACCAAAACCCGTGTTGCGGGGCGCCCGGTTCCAGCGTGTGCCACGCGGCAGTGctcggcagcggcagcagcagctgcctgcAGTCTCTGGAGTGCCTCATCAGTGAGATCCAGCCTCCCTGCATCAAAGAGCGCATGCTGGGCCGCGGGTACGAAGCCATGGGGATGCCTCAGCTCCTGGAGCACCAGCAGCAAGCCCACATCCAGCTCCCCGTCTACAGATGA
- the LOC120831663 gene encoding glycolipid transfer protein produces the protein MSLLLENRFRDLPPDKAIDTNLFLESVSHIPSFFDCLGSNVFSIIKSDINGNIQKIRGVYLKDPAKYVTLQDIVEAEREAHSAEWPKVGATLALMWLKRGLRFIQVLLQSLADGERDENNPNHIRVNVTKAYEQALKKYHGWVVQKIFNVALHAAPYKSNFLKALSKGEEVKEEDCLANVRQFLGNYTATVDAIYDMYTNLNAELDYTV, from the exons ATGTCGCTTCTCCTGGAGAACCGATTCAGAGACCTGCCGCCCGACAAGGCGATAGACACCAACTTGTTCCTGGAGTCGGTCTCGCACATTCCGTCGTTTTTCG acTGCTTGGGATCAAACGTATTTTCAATCATCAAATCGGACATTAATGGCAACATACAG AAAATTCGAGGGGTATATCTGAAGGATCCTGCGAAGTACGTCACCCTGCAGGACATCGTGGAGGCAGAGCGAGAAGCCCACTCGGCAGAATGGCCCAAAGTCGGAGCAACCTTGGCTCTGATGTGGCTGAAAAG GGGTCTCCGTTTCATACAGGTCCTGCTGCAGAGTTTGGCGGATGGAGAGAGGGACGAGAACAACCCCAACCATATTCGGGTGAATGTCACCAAAGCATATGAACAGGCACTGAAGAAATATCATGGCTGGGTAGTTCAGAAGATATTCAAC GTAGCGTTACACGCGGCTCCTTACAAGTCCAACTTCCTCAAAGCTCTGTCCAAAGGAGAGGAAGTAAAAGAGGAGGACTGCTTGGCAAACGTGCGTCAGTTCCTCGGTAATTACACGGCCACCGTGGACGCCATCTACGATATGTACACCAATCTGAACGCGGAGCTGGACTACACCGTTTGA